The region CTTGGCCTTGATGGCAAAGCAACGAGTCGGTACCGCATAACATTTGCATAGTTGACTCACATATGTTGGTTATGTTTATTTTCGCattttgtgataattgttgttaTCTGACGGTTTATGGTGTGCGGTGATATTTTGCGATGATGCGATGAATCGTAATGTTTTATGATGGATTGATGAAATGTTAAAGTGATGAGATGCTATGATGTAACATTGATGTTGTGGATGATTATTGACTTTGTTTATGATTAAATACATAAGCATTCAAGTGAAGGATTGTGCGATGTGGTAACAATATTCCTAACTTTCCGAATTTACTTATATATTGCTTATCATTATCTTGATTATATGATTTGAGTATCTCACCCTTTTGTTGTTGGCCGTTACCTTTATATTGGTAACGTGCAGGTGCTCTTCGTTGAGAGGAGATAGTGGTAGCACGCTTTTGGCGTCATTGCTCTGATTAGGATTGTAACACTCAGGGGTTAATGAACgtttttcatgattttgatagTAACAATGCCCTTTTGTATATCATTGTATATGATAGTTGTGATGGGCATTTGTTTGCTTGTTTTCTTTTGAATGTGTAAATGTACGACTCAACTTAATTATATTAATGATTTCCGTTGCGATGTTTTGTGTATTGCTGCTATATGGACTAGGTGAATCCATATACAGTGTTGTTTATTATTTAACAAGGACTAAGTGGATCCTTACGCAATTGCCGTGTTGTGTAATTTGTTTAAGTGTTGATGAAATGATATATGTGATGCCTcaattttgtgtgaaatttgtttactctgatttttaattgaatttacgacgggtagaattggggtgttacattagtggtatcagagcaggtcggtccatcCGACCACGTTGTTGAGTCTTTTGTTGTTTAACGACCTTGTGTTGTTAATTTGTTGTTAATCCTTATTTGTGTTGTGAGAAGAAGTGTAAGATGGCCGAAAGAAACGTTGGGAGGAATGATGAGGCTCTTGCTGCAGCTATGCAGGAAATGGCTCAGGCGTTCCAGAACCCACCCAATGCTGACGAAAACGTGGGGTCTCGTAGTCTGGCGATGTTTCAGAGGGAGAACCCGCCTACTTTTCTGGGTAGGTATGATCCTGAAGGAGCCTTGGcttggttgaaggagattgaaagaatcttcagagtgaTGGATTGCACTCTTGTGCAAAAGATCCGTTATGGAACTCATAAGCTGTCAGGTGAAGCCGATGATTGGTGGGTGGACACTCGTCTAAGGTTGGAAACTGCGGGCGAGGAGATTACTTGGGAAGTGTTTCGTAGAGAATTTCTAAGGAAGTATTATCCAGAAGATGTGCGAGGAAAGAAAGAGATTGAATTCCTCGAGTTGAAGCAAGGGAACTTGTCAGTcacggagtatgctgctaagttcactgAATTGGCTAAGTTCTATCCTCACTATGATGGAGCCAATGCCGAATTCTCTAAGTGCgtcaagtttgaaaatggattgcATCCGGAAATTAAGAAAGCTGCGGGATATCAAAAGATTCGCGTCTTTGTGGATCTGATTGATAGTTGTAAAATCTTTGAAGAGGACAACAATGCACACTATAAGATCTTGTCTGAGAAGAGAGGAAGAGGCCATCACAGCCGTGGTAAGCCATATGAAACTCCGGTTGGAAAAGGGAAACAGAAAGTGATTCCGGGTCGAAGAACAAGTGGGGGAGATGCTCCTGCTAATGTTATCTGTTTcaagtgtggaaagccgggtcacaAGAGTAATGTGTGTAGGCTTGGTGAAACGAGATGTTTCCGTTGTGGTATGCCGGGACATGTGGCTCGTGATTGTAAGCAGAAGGATGTTGTTTGCTTTAACTGTGGAGAGTCAGGCTGTAATTGCGGACTTGCCGGTGGTGTGCAATTTCCTAAAGTTTTTCCCGATGAGATTCCTAGTGCACCGCCAGAAAGAGAAGTTGAGTTCACTATTGACCTTGTACCGTGTACTAGACCCATCTCTATGGTGCCGTATAGGATGTCAACATCAGAGTTGGCTGAACTGAAGAGTCAGCTAGAGGATTTGCTTGAAAGGAAGTTTGTGAGACCTAGTGTATCACCTTGGGGAGCTCCAGTTTTGCTGGTGAAAAAAAAAAGACGGAAGCATGCGactttgtattgattatagacaattgaataagGTGACGATTAAGAATAGGTATCCACTCCCAAGGATCGATGACTTGATGGATCGTTTAGTGGGTGCTCGTATTTTCAGTAAGATTGATCTAAGGTCGGGCTACCATCAAATTAAGGTGAGAGATGAGGACATTTAGAAAATTACTTTCAGGACTCGTTATGGACACTACGAGTACACGGTGATGCCTTTCGGCGTTACTAATGCGCCGGGTGtattcatggagtacatgaatcgtattttccatcCTTATTTGGATCAATTTGTGGTGGTGTTCATAGACGACATTTTGGTTTATTCTAAGTCGGAGGAAGAGCATGTGGAACATTTGCGTATTGTTTTGCAAGTGTTGAAAGAGAAGAGATTGTATGCTAAGTTGTctaagtgtgagttttggttgagagaaGTTAGCTTTCTTGGTCATGTTGTTTTCGATGACGGAATTGCGGTTGATCCATCGAAGATTGATGCGGTGTTGCAATGGGAAGCTCCTACGTTAGTTACCGAGATAAGACGTTTCCTAGGCTTGGCAGGTTACTATAGGAGGTTTATAGAAGGCTTTTCTAAGTTGGCACTTCCTTTGACTAAGTTAACTTGTAAGGGTGTTGCTTTTGTGTGGGATGTCCTATGCGAAGAAAGTTTCCTTGAGTTGAAGAAAAGGTTGACAACGGCTCCAATTTTGATTTTGCCAAATCCCGACGAACCGTTTGTGGTTTATTGCGATGCTTCGAAGATGGGATTAGGAGATGGATGGAATTGCtaaaggattatgactttgggttgaacTACCATCCAGGAAAAGCGAATGTGGTGGCCGATGCTCTAAGTAGGAAGACTTTGCATATGTCGACCTTGATGATGAAAGAGTTGGAGTTGATTGAGAAATTCCGAGATATGAGCTTAGTGATCGAGGTGACACCAAGAAGTGTGATTTTAGGTATGTTAAGGATTAACAATGATTTTCTTGATAGCATTAGAGAGGCTCAGAAGTTGGATATGAAACTTGTTGATGTGATCATTGGACTCGGACAATCTGAGAATGAGGATTTCAAATTGGATGCACAAGGTGTGTTGAGGTTTCATGATAGGATTTGTGTTCCCGATAATGTGGATTTAAAAAGGATGATCTTGGAAGAAAGCCATATGAGTAATTTGAGTATTCATCCCGGAGCGACTAAGATGTACCaagatttgaaaagattattttggtggTCGGGAATGAAGCGTGAAGTAGCTCAGTTCGTGTATGCGTGCTTGACTTGCCAGAAATCAAAGGTGGAGCATCAGAAGCCTGCggggttgatgcaaccgttataaattcctgagtggaagtgggatagcatttccatggacTTTGTGACGGGTTTACCGAATACATCTAGAGGATGTGAtgctatttgggtgattgttgataggcTTACGAAGTCGGCTCACTTTATTCCTATTAACATAAGTTATCTGGTGTCGAAGTTGGCGGAGATTTATACCAATGTTATTGTGAAGCTGCTTGGTGTTCCTCTTtgtattgtttcggatagagatccgaggttcacttcaGAATTTTGGAAGAGTTTGCAAGAAGCTTTAGGTTccaagttgaggttgagttcggcgTATCATCCTCAGACggatggtcaaacggagaggactatccaatccttggaagATTTGTTAAGGGCGTGTattcttgaacaaggaggttcaTGGGATACTCACCTTCCGTTGGTAGAGTTTACTTACAACAATAGTTACCATTCaagtattggaatggcaccttttgaagctttgtatgggcGGAGGTGTAGGACTCCGTTGTGTTGGCATGAATCTGGTGAAAGTGTGGTACTTGGACCCGAGATTGTTCGAGAAACTACCAAGACGGTTAAGATGATTCGGGATAAGATGAAGATTTCTCAAAATAGgcaaaagagttatcatgataagaggagaaaggatTTGGAATTTCAAGAGGGTGATCATGTGTTTCTAAGAGTCACACCTACGACCGGTGTTGGACGAGCATTGAAAGCTAAGAAGTTGACTCCTCGTTTCATTGGACTATATCAAATTACGAGTAGAGTGGGAAAAGTTGCTTGTAGAGTGGCGTTACCGCCAAACCTCTCGAATTTGCATGAcgtgttccatgtgtctcaacTTAGGAAGTATATTCCGGATCCGTCTCATGTGATTCAAATGGATGATATTCAAGTGCGCGATAACCTTACGGTTGAGACGATGCCTTTGAGGATCGAAGGTCGTGAGATGAAGTCCCTACTAGGAAAGGAAATTGAATTGGTGAAGGTTGTTTGGATTGGTGCAGTCGGAGAAAGCACGACATGGGAATTGGAGAACAGGATGCGCGACTCCTACCCCGAGTTATTCGAATGAGGTAATTCTCGAGGACGAAAATatttaagtgggggagagttgtaacgccccgatttttattaagtgttattattattatttttgtaatgtttgatttataattatttcggtaaaatattttattgtgtgttaatttattattagagtttaattatgagaattgtggtataatagctattgggcctagtggtgtatatagtaattaagggaggtgtaacaattaagcccattagttagtttttatttaattaaaacaaggaatagaaatagaatagaaatagaaagaagtagagagaaggaggagaaaagagcagaaaagagagaaaagttagggtttggaggaggaagaggaaattggagaagaagggcatcatcttgatcaacccaagcttgctagaacactatagagtaactcaatcatcatctctaaggtaagggtgtgagttatcatttcctataattatgaaaatgatgggtTTTATGTGGGTAATGGTTGTTAGAGGGTATTGTTGGATTTTGATGTTGTGATTGGATTCCTTGctttgaaaatgttgtttgtgttcttgatgtaGTGTTGATTGTTTGTGATTATTGAACATGTATCAATTCTTTTCAAAATGTTAGGGTTAGGTTTAGAAGAATGATAAATAacattgtgtgttgtgttgttgttgatggtttgGGGTTGATGTATGTTGTGAAAAATATGCTATTCTGTTGATGAATCAAAGTATGAGTAATTTCACAAATTGTGAATTTAGGAAGTGTTGGAAATTAATTGAatgatgtttagaatgatgaaatAAAAGTTAAATTGTGGTTAGAATGGCTTTGTAATATTGAAAATATTGTAGTTCGTTGAATTCTAAGAATgagactttttacggaatcgtaatcggaggtccggaaggtATTTAACGGTCAAAAACGCATTTTCTCTGTTTTCTGCTAAATTCGCGGCGCGAAAGAGAGTTCGCGGCGCCAAGTGAGTTGAAAACATAATTCTTTTGTAAACTTCAAAAAGTcataacttttgaaccgtaactcCGTTTTGGTCCCCGTTCGAAGCGCTGCGAAGCTTATGAAATTTTCTACATGTTGTTGATGTTTATAGGCCATTATAAGGGCTTATTTTAATAAGTGATTATTTTGGAAAAGTGATTAATAATTGATATAGTAGGAAGCCTATTTGATTAAGAGGAAT is a window of Lathyrus oleraceus cultivar Zhongwan6 chromosome 6, CAAS_Psat_ZW6_1.0, whole genome shotgun sequence DNA encoding:
- the LOC127094121 gene encoding uncharacterized protein LOC127094121, which encodes MAERNVGRNDEALAAAMQEMAQAFQNPPNADENVGSRSLAMFQRENPPTFLGRYDPEGALAWLKEIERIFRVMDCTLVQKIRYGTHKLSGEADDWWVDTRLRLETAGEEITWEVFRREFLRKYYPEDVRGKKEIEFLELKQGNLSVTEYAAKFTELAKFYPHYDGANAEFSKCVKFENGLHPEIKKAAGYQKIRVFVDLIDSCKIFEEDNNAHYKILSEKRGRGHHSRGKPYETPVGKGKQKVIPGRRTSGGDAPANVICFKCGKPGHKSNVCRLGETRCFRCGMPGHVARDCKQKDVVCFNCGESGCNCGLAGGVQFPKVFPDEIPSAPPEREVEFTIDLVPCTRPISMVPYRMSTSELAELKSQLEDLLERKFVRPSVSPWGAPVLLVKKKRRKHATLY